The window CCTCGGTTGCTGCATGCGTTCAACCGCTGTGGGTGCCGACTGATTCTTTCACCAACCCTCTGATTCCTTACGACTTGCCGGCCGCCCTCAACCATATTTCATATCTAGCAACACGAATATGGTTCCGAATTCACTTCGGGGGCACGTCCGGCTTAGATAAGGTGACACGACGCCGCCTTCGTGGTGGTAGGAGTAACGTCCTGCGTAAGCCTGACGGGCGACCCGCCACGATACTTCAGGCTTTTAGCACTCACATGCTGCCATCACCACTCAACTACCCGTCATGGGTTCACACCACTGGATTTTGGTTTTCTCCTGCTACTCGTAGGTTTACACCTCCACGGGCGCTCTCTAAGTTTTTAGAAACGGACAAACCTGTGGTGTATGTCGGTTTCGGTAGCTCGATCGGCATTGATCCGGTCCGTCAAGGGCGCATAATACGACAAGCGATTAGGCTCGCAGGGGTTCGCGCCGTAGTTGTCTCCGGCTGGGGTGGGATCGAGCCAGAGTCCGACGAGGATACGTTGCCTTTGAAGAATTTGCCTTTCGACTGGCTCTTCCCGAGGATGGCGGCCATCGTGCATCACGGTGGAGTCGGCACCACAGGCTCCGCTCTCGCGTCGGGCCGCCCGCAAGTTGTATGTCCATTCTACATCGATCAGCCATTCCTGGCACGGCGCATGCACGCATCCGGCGTTGCGCCAGAACCGCTTCCTCAAATTCACCTCACGCCCGATCGGCTAGCGATCGCGATCCGCGTGGCTGTTGAAAGTCGGAGATTGAATCGACGCGCCAAGCATCTCGGGAGACTTGTACGTGACGAGAACGGCGTGGCCGCTGCCACGCGGATACTCGAATCCGAATGTCAATAAGCCAACTACTTCCTGACTCGTGCCACTGGGGTTAGTGACCTTTTTCGAGGGCGGTGAGGATCTTCTCGGCGGTAGGGGTAAGGTCGGCGTCGAAGTCGAGGTGCTGGCCGTTGATTTCGATGGTGACGGTGCGGATCGGGCGGAGGCTCTGGATGATCTTCCGGATCGACTTCCCGGTCGTGTGCTGCAGGTAGCGGCTGATCGCGAGCGCAGCGAACTCGATGGTCAGATGGGCTTGGATGGCGTCGTGGTCGTGGTGAAACACTGGACGGGCACGAAGATCACTTTTGGTCATTCTGAATGAGCGTTCGACTTCGAACAGGTCGTGGTATGCGCTGATC is drawn from Phytoactinopolyspora mesophila and contains these coding sequences:
- a CDS encoding glycosyltransferase, giving the protein MKVLLLTHGTRGDVEPFVALAEALRLAGHEPIVAAPSTSSQSIEQRGLNAISLYDPWPLLSRERVIREAFERNYRGLLGKWQLIQVVRKYRHSMPSVLEDIAKLGDTYADMLVYHPAFPGNRIAERTGVPSVAACVQPLWVPTDSFTNPLIPYDLPAALNHISYLATRIWFRIHFGGTSGLDKVTRRRLRGGRSNVLRKPDGRPATILQAFSTHMLPSPLNYPSWVHTTGFWFSPATRRFTPPRALSKFLETDKPVVYVGFGSSIGIDPVRQGRIIRQAIRLAGVRAVVVSGWGGIEPESDEDTLPLKNLPFDWLFPRMAAIVHHGGVGTTGSALASGRPQVVCPFYIDQPFLARRMHASGVAPEPLPQIHLTPDRLAIAIRVAVESRRLNRRAKHLGRLVRDENGVAAATRILESECQ